From Solanum lycopersicum chromosome 8, SLM_r2.1, the proteins below share one genomic window:
- the LOC101247743 gene encoding flavonoid 3'-monooxygenase CYP75B137-like — protein sequence MSLKFFKPLFDSSPWLLQQLNVEENAVFFSCFLGFSALLWYFIRNSNKGLPPGPKPLPLIGNLHSLEPQLHTYFTSLSQTYGPICRLWLGKKVGIVIASPALAREVLKDKDTIFANRDVPAAGREFSYGVNDLLWTPYGPKWRMLRKVCVRDMLSCSTLDSVYALRKRELRQSIKYLYSQKGLPVNVGEQMFLTVLNVITSMLWGGTVKGEERASVGAEFRHVVTEIAQLISIPNLSDFYPGMAWFDFQGVVKKMKVVLKRFDKIFESMIDQRQKLDRNGFGQESKDFLQVLLKLKDEADAKMPLTMTEIKALLMDMVTGGASSTSNAIEFAMAEIMNRPDVLRKLQEEVEAVVGKDNIVEESHLKQLPYLYAVMKEALRIHPTAPLLVPHCPSETCTVGGYTIPKGSCVFINVWAIHRDPSIWKNPTEFRPERFLDNKWDFSGNDFNYFPFGSGRRICVGLDMAERMFMYSLASLIHSFDWKLPEGETLEVTEKFGIIMKKKMPLVAIPTPRLSNPSLYE from the exons ATGTCTCTCAAATTCTTCAAACCCCTTTTTGATTCTTCCCCATGGCTCCTTCAACAACTCAATGTTGAGGAAAATGCTGTGTTTTTCTCCTGTTTTCTTGGTTTTTCAGCTTTACTTTGGTATTTCATCAGAAACTCAAACAAGGGATTGCCACCAGGGCCTAAACCTTTGCCCTTGATAGGTAATCTTCATTCTCTTGAACCTCAACTTCATACCTATTTTACATCTCTTTCCCAAACTTATGGTCCTATTTGTAGACTCTGGCTTGGTAAAAAAGTTGGGATTGTTATTGCTTCTCCTGCTTTAGCTCGCGAGGTTCTTAAGGATAAAGATACCATTTTTGCTAACAGAGATGTCCCTGCTGCTGGAAGAGAATTTTCCTACGGTGTGAATGACTTACTTTGGACTCCTTATGGACCGAAATGGCGAATGTTGAGGAAGGTTTGTGTTCGTGATATGCTTAGTTGTTCTACATTAGATTCTGTTTATGCACTAAGGAAAAGGGAGCTTAGACAATCGATCAAATACTTGTATAGTCAGAAGGGTTTACCGGTGAATGTTGGTGAACAGATGTTCTTGACTGTGCTTAATGTGATTACAAGCATGTTATGGGGTGGCACAGTGAAGGGTGAGGAAAGAGCTAGTGTTGGAGCGGAGTTTAGGCATGTTGTGACTGAGATAGCTCAGTTGATCAGTATTCCCAATCTTTCCGATTTTTACCCAGGCATGGCTTGGTTTGATTTCCAGGGTGTTGTAAAGAAGATGAAGGTGGTTCTTAAGAGATTCGATAAGATATTTGAAAGCATGATTGATCAAAGACAAAAATTGGACAGAAACGGTTTTGGCCAAGAAAGCAAAGACTTTCTGCAAGTTTTGCTGAAGTTGAAAGATGAAGCAGATGCCAAAATGCCACTGACTATGACTGAAATCAAAGCCTTACTTATG GATATGGTTACCGGTGGAGCTAGCTCAACGTCCAACGCGATAGAGTTTGCCATGGCTGAAATTATGAACAGACCAGACGTCTTGAGGAAATTACAAGAAGAAGTAGAAGCAGTTGTGGGAAAAGATAATATTGTGGAAGAGTCTCATCTTAAGCAATTACCATATCTCTATGCAGTGATGAAAGAAGCCTTGCGCATACATCCAACTGCTCCACTATTGGTGCCTCATTGTCCAAGTGAAACATGCACTGTGGGAGGATACACTATTCCTAAAGGATCTTGTGTTTTCATAAATGTATGGGCTATACACAGAGATCCTTCTATCTGGAAAAATCCAACTGAGTTCCGTCCAGAGAGATTTTTGGACAATAAATGGGATTTTAGTGGAAATGATTTCAACTATTTCCCGTTTGGTTCTGGCAGAAGAATCTGTGTGGGGCTAGACATGGCAGAGAGGATGTTCATGTATTCACTGGCTTCACTCATTCATTCTTTCGACTGGAAATTGCCTGAAGGAGAGACATTAGAAGTTACAGAGAAGTTTGGTATtattatgaagaagaaaatgccTCTGGTGGCTATACCGACTCCAAGATTGTCCAATCCATCACTCTATGAGTAA